A region of Paraburkholderia sp. BL23I1N1 DNA encodes the following proteins:
- a CDS encoding DegQ family serine endoprotease, which produces MNAKTLSRSAVAVAVAVALSAGYVAGHRDVPAPQVITPAQAAMMPAEAAAKTGIPDFSGLVETYGPAVVNISAKHVVKQAALRGNGGNGAMGGNQLPIDPSDPFYQFYKHFFGGMPGMQGGDGGDAPDQPSASLGSGFIVSNDGYILTNAHVVDGANVVTVKLTDKREFRAKVVGADKQSDVAVLKIDASNLPTVKIGDPRQSKVGQWVVAIGSPYGFDNTVTSGIISAKSRSLPNENYTPFIQTDVPVNPGNSGGPLFNLQGEVIGINSMIYSQTGGFQGLSFAIPINEAIKVKDDLVKTGHVSRGRLGVAVQGMNQTLADSFGMQKPQGALVSSVDPGGPAAKGGLQPGDVILSVNGVPVGDSSDLPSQVAGLAPGSPATVQVWRDKATKDLKVTIGSLSDAKVASDKADQPTQLQGRLGVAVRPLTPEEKSGASVSHGLLVQQSGGAAESAGIQPGDVILAVNGRPVTSVDQLKQMIAGAGNSIALLIQRDNAQIFVPVDLG; this is translated from the coding sequence ATGAACGCGAAAACCTTGTCCCGCAGCGCTGTTGCAGTGGCTGTCGCCGTGGCGCTCTCCGCCGGCTACGTGGCGGGGCATCGCGACGTGCCCGCGCCGCAGGTGATCACGCCGGCGCAGGCCGCGATGATGCCTGCCGAAGCCGCTGCGAAAACCGGCATTCCCGATTTCTCGGGCCTCGTTGAAACCTATGGCCCCGCCGTCGTCAACATCAGCGCGAAGCATGTGGTCAAGCAGGCGGCCCTGCGCGGCAACGGCGGCAATGGCGCCATGGGCGGCAACCAGTTGCCGATCGATCCGAGCGATCCCTTCTATCAGTTCTACAAGCACTTCTTCGGCGGCATGCCGGGCATGCAAGGCGGCGACGGCGGCGATGCGCCCGATCAGCCGAGCGCGAGCCTCGGCTCGGGGTTCATCGTCAGCAACGACGGCTACATCCTGACCAATGCGCACGTGGTGGACGGCGCGAATGTCGTCACGGTGAAGCTCACCGACAAGCGTGAATTCAGGGCGAAAGTGGTCGGCGCCGACAAGCAGTCCGACGTCGCCGTGCTGAAGATCGACGCGAGCAATCTGCCGACCGTGAAGATCGGCGATCCGCGTCAGAGCAAGGTCGGCCAATGGGTGGTCGCGATCGGCTCGCCGTACGGTTTCGACAACACGGTGACCTCGGGCATCATCAGCGCGAAGTCGCGCTCGCTGCCGAACGAGAACTACACGCCGTTCATCCAGACCGACGTGCCGGTGAATCCGGGTAATTCGGGCGGCCCGCTGTTCAATCTGCAAGGCGAAGTGATCGGCATCAACTCGATGATCTATTCGCAGACGGGCGGCTTTCAGGGCCTTTCGTTCGCGATTCCGATCAATGAAGCGATCAAGGTCAAAGACGACCTCGTGAAGACCGGCCATGTGAGCCGCGGACGTCTCGGCGTCGCGGTGCAGGGCATGAACCAGACGCTGGCCGACTCGTTCGGCATGCAGAAGCCGCAAGGCGCGCTCGTCAGCTCGGTCGATCCGGGCGGCCCGGCTGCCAAGGGCGGTCTGCAACCGGGCGACGTGATTCTGTCGGTGAATGGCGTGCCGGTTGGCGATTCGTCGGATCTGCCGTCGCAGGTCGCCGGTCTGGCGCCGGGCAGCCCGGCCACCGTGCAGGTATGGCGCGACAAGGCCACCAAGGACCTGAAGGTGACGATCGGTTCGTTGTCGGATGCCAAGGTGGCCTCCGACAAAGCGGATCAGCCGACCCAGTTGCAAGGCCGTCTCGGTGTGGCGGTGCGGCCGCTGACGCCGGAAGAGAAGAGCGGGGCGTCGGTGTCGCACGGTCTGCTGGTGCAGCAATCGGGCGGCGCGGCTGAAAGCGCCGGCATCCAGCCGGGCGACGTGATCCTCGCGGTCAACGGCCGGCCGGTTACGAGCGTCGACCAGTTGAAGCAGATGATCGCCGGCGCGGGCAATAGCATCGCGTTGCTGATCCAGCGCGATAACGCGCAGATCTTCGTGCCGGTCGATCTCGGCTAA
- a CDS encoding carboxypeptidase regulatory-like domain-containing protein has product MKTQRNQRTIVAAAVCAALTLALAGGAYAQQAGQVAGGTTTDNTSAGNANGSGLPQIQQKGDVSFVSGGVGLDESTALRHAESEWPLSLRFTGPGSDFLADVHVRIVDAHNDDVLSATSRGPYMLVKLRPGRYTVHAQYKDHDQTRPVTIPAKGTAKAAFYWTTQ; this is encoded by the coding sequence ATGAAAACCCAACGCAATCAGCGAACGATTGTAGCCGCCGCGGTATGCGCCGCGCTCACACTCGCTCTGGCGGGCGGCGCTTATGCGCAGCAGGCGGGCCAGGTGGCCGGCGGCACGACCACCGACAACACCAGCGCCGGCAACGCCAACGGTAGCGGTCTGCCGCAAATCCAGCAGAAGGGCGACGTCTCGTTCGTGTCGGGCGGAGTCGGTCTCGACGAATCGACGGCGCTGCGGCACGCAGAAAGCGAGTGGCCGCTGTCGCTGCGCTTCACGGGCCCCGGCTCGGACTTTCTCGCCGACGTCCACGTGCGAATCGTCGACGCCCACAACGACGACGTGCTGAGCGCCACCTCGCGCGGGCCGTATATGCTGGTCAAGCTGCGCCCCGGCCGCTACACCGTGCATGCGCAGTACAAGGATCACGACCAGACCAGGCCGGTGACGATCCCGGCCAAGGGCACCGCCAAGGCTGCGTTCTACTGGACTACGCAATAG
- a CDS encoding DUF427 domain-containing protein, which yields MSDALTPHGNPGTSTGGHTIAISGNNHRVRVIHGGVTMADTQAGLTLAETGLADVFYFPRGDVNMARLERSTHTSHCPFKGEASYFHLRTEDGLIENAAWSYETPLEPVARLKGYLAFYASRVDRIDQTS from the coding sequence ATGAGCGATGCCTTGACACCCCACGGAAACCCCGGCACGAGCACGGGCGGGCATACCATCGCGATCAGCGGCAACAATCACCGGGTGCGTGTGATTCATGGCGGCGTGACCATGGCCGACACCCAGGCGGGCCTCACGCTCGCGGAAACCGGTCTGGCGGACGTGTTCTACTTCCCTCGCGGCGACGTCAACATGGCGCGCCTCGAACGCTCGACACATACTTCGCACTGCCCGTTCAAGGGCGAGGCGTCCTACTTCCATTTGCGCACCGAAGACGGTCTGATCGAAAACGCCGCATGGAGCTATGAGACGCCGCTTGAGCCGGTGGCACGTTTAAAAGGGTATCTCGCGTTTTACGCTTCACGCGTCGACCGCATCGATCAAACATCCTGA
- a CDS encoding CoxG family protein produces MELNDALRIPLAPSDVWDALQDLALLRASLDNCESFTRLGQGEFALTMTVPLGPLRARYEARAHVAGQDSGPADAQRRTINFKARAEGIGSLRGQIEVRLRADDGSHGVGRERGTRIDYTIWATSSGPLAELPTRQLENALHQLADDFFDEFGAVVRAKHGQGPNRARGSAARRQHVFLRPITLGGMARRIRTDHGNALTGRAASASHGASHGVSHHQPSPHVVPNWAWAAMIFLVALLLYVARWLSEH; encoded by the coding sequence ATGGAACTGAACGACGCGTTACGGATCCCGCTTGCACCGTCCGACGTATGGGACGCGTTGCAGGACCTCGCCTTGTTGCGTGCAAGCCTCGACAACTGCGAGTCGTTCACGCGGCTTGGCCAAGGCGAATTTGCGCTCACCATGACTGTGCCGCTCGGGCCGTTGCGCGCGCGTTACGAAGCGCGCGCCCACGTTGCCGGCCAGGATTCCGGACCGGCGGACGCGCAGCGCCGCACCATCAATTTCAAGGCGCGAGCCGAGGGCATTGGCTCGTTGCGCGGACAGATCGAAGTGCGATTGCGCGCGGACGACGGCTCGCATGGCGTCGGCCGGGAGCGGGGCACGCGGATCGATTACACGATCTGGGCGACCTCGTCCGGGCCGCTTGCCGAACTGCCTACGCGCCAGCTCGAAAACGCGCTGCATCAACTGGCCGACGATTTTTTCGACGAGTTCGGCGCGGTCGTTCGTGCCAAGCATGGGCAAGGGCCGAACCGTGCACGCGGGTCGGCGGCGCGCCGGCAGCACGTGTTTCTGCGGCCGATCACGCTCGGCGGCATGGCCCGACGCATCCGCACGGATCATGGCAACGCGCTGACCGGGCGGGCAGCGAGCGCGTCACACGGGGCGTCGCACGGCGTCTCGCATCACCAGCCCAGTCCGCATGTGGTCCCGAACTGGGCGTGGGCGGCGATGATCTTTCTGGTGGCGCTGCTGTTATATGTGGCGCGTTGGCTTAGCGAACACTGA
- a CDS encoding helix-turn-helix domain-containing protein, giving the protein MATPISPIAARDDAPRHVVAVIAFDCISPFHLSVPCVVFGEDRSGGGLPEFEFRVCAAETGALTTTAGFSIAVTHGLEALADADTIIVPSWRDPNETPPAALLDALRAAHARGAQLVGLCLGAFVLAAAGILDDRPASTHWAWADDFARRYPCVRLDPDVLYVDDGNVVTSAGTAAGLDCCLHVLRKICGSQAANYVARRLVVSPHRQGGQAQFIQQPVPPNVRGDRLSGLLDWVSGNLDAPHTLDTLAGRALMSRRTFTRRFRLATGTTVGAWLLAQRLARAQHLLESTDESVEAIAGIAGFGSTASLRQHFAEAFRTSPSAWRREFRGV; this is encoded by the coding sequence ATGGCTACACCCATCTCCCCCATCGCCGCGCGCGACGACGCGCCCCGCCACGTCGTCGCGGTCATCGCGTTCGATTGCATCAGCCCGTTCCATCTTTCGGTGCCTTGCGTGGTGTTCGGCGAGGACCGCAGCGGCGGCGGCTTACCCGAGTTCGAGTTTCGCGTCTGTGCTGCCGAAACCGGCGCGCTGACCACCACCGCCGGTTTCTCGATCGCCGTCACGCATGGGCTGGAAGCGCTCGCCGACGCGGATACGATCATCGTGCCGAGCTGGCGCGACCCGAACGAGACGCCGCCCGCGGCGCTGCTCGACGCACTGCGCGCCGCCCATGCACGCGGCGCCCAACTGGTCGGGCTGTGTCTGGGCGCGTTCGTGCTGGCCGCCGCCGGCATCCTCGACGACCGGCCGGCCTCCACCCATTGGGCTTGGGCGGACGACTTCGCACGCCGCTATCCATGCGTGCGGCTCGATCCCGATGTGCTCTATGTCGACGACGGCAACGTGGTGACTTCGGCCGGCACCGCCGCCGGCCTCGACTGCTGTCTGCACGTGCTGCGCAAGATATGCGGCTCGCAAGCGGCAAACTACGTCGCGCGGCGGCTGGTGGTGTCCCCGCATCGGCAGGGCGGCCAGGCCCAATTCATTCAGCAGCCGGTGCCGCCGAATGTGCGCGGCGATCGCCTGTCAGGTCTGCTCGATTGGGTGAGCGGCAATCTCGATGCGCCGCATACGCTCGACACGCTCGCCGGGCGCGCCTTGATGAGCCGCCGCACGTTCACGCGACGCTTCCGGCTCGCCACCGGCACGACGGTCGGCGCGTGGCTGCTGGCGCAGCGGCTCGCCCGCGCGCAGCACCTGCTGGAAAGCACGGATGAGTCCGTGGAAGCGATCGCGGGAATTGCGGGTTTCGGCTCGACCGCCTCGCTCCGGCAACATTTCGCGGAGGCGTTCCGCACCTCGCCGTCCGCGTGGCGACGGGAATTTCGCGGCGTGTGA
- a CDS encoding cysteine hydrolase family protein, whose translation MTAPRRALIVIDVQNEYVTGDLPIEYPDVQTSLANIGRAMDAAHAAGVPVVVVQNFSPATSPLFARGSVGAELHPVVGSRAHDRLLEKTLPSAFTETDLAEWLAAQQIDTLTVVGYMTHNCDASTINHAVHLGLTVEFLHDATGSVPYENSAGFASAEDIHRVFSVVLQSRFAAVVSTDQWIAAVKGGVPLERGNIYASNQKARASQAAA comes from the coding sequence ATGACCGCACCACGCCGCGCGCTGATCGTCATCGATGTGCAGAACGAATACGTCACCGGCGATCTGCCGATCGAATATCCGGATGTCCAAACCTCGCTCGCCAACATCGGCCGGGCGATGGATGCGGCCCATGCCGCCGGCGTGCCGGTAGTGGTCGTGCAGAACTTCTCGCCGGCCACCTCGCCGTTATTTGCGCGTGGCAGCGTGGGCGCTGAGTTGCATCCGGTGGTGGGCTCGCGCGCTCACGATCGCCTTCTGGAGAAAACGCTGCCGAGCGCGTTTACCGAGACCGATCTGGCCGAGTGGCTCGCCGCGCAGCAGATCGACACGTTGACGGTGGTCGGCTACATGACCCATAACTGCGACGCGTCGACCATCAACCACGCGGTCCACCTGGGTCTTACCGTCGAATTCCTGCACGACGCGACGGGTTCGGTGCCCTACGAGAACAGCGCGGGTTTTGCGAGCGCGGAGGACATTCACCGGGTATTCAGCGTGGTGTTGCAGTCGCGCTTCGCGGCCGTGGTGAGCACGGACCAATGGATTGCGGCGGTGAAGGGCGGCGTGCCGCTCGAACGCGGCAACATCTACGCGTCGAACCAGAAGGCACGGGCGAGCCAGGCGGCTGCATAA
- a CDS encoding TetR family transcriptional regulator, which produces MVRRTKEEAQETRNSILDAAERVFFEKGVSRTSLADIAQAAGVTRGAIYWHFAHKSDLFTEMFDRVLLPLDELKASLQDPNEPDPLGRLIEVCTVCLRDTANDPRRRRVFDILFLKCELVEEMGPVMVRYQTNMRDGLKKVEGALRNAIAKGQLPADLNTGIAAAMVHAFISGSLRDMLFLPEATDFGKHAEQMVAGIFDALLLSPALRKGKTAG; this is translated from the coding sequence ATGGTCAGAAGAACCAAAGAAGAGGCGCAGGAGACGCGCAACAGCATTCTCGACGCGGCCGAAAGGGTTTTCTTCGAGAAAGGCGTATCGCGCACGTCGCTCGCCGACATCGCGCAGGCAGCCGGCGTCACGCGTGGCGCCATCTATTGGCACTTCGCGCACAAAAGCGATCTGTTTACCGAAATGTTCGACCGCGTGCTGCTGCCGCTGGACGAACTCAAGGCCTCCTTGCAAGACCCCAATGAACCCGACCCGCTCGGGCGCCTGATAGAAGTCTGCACGGTCTGCCTGCGCGACACCGCCAACGACCCGCGCCGTCGGCGGGTGTTCGACATTCTCTTTCTGAAGTGCGAGCTGGTCGAAGAGATGGGGCCGGTGATGGTCCGCTACCAGACCAATATGCGCGATGGGCTGAAGAAGGTCGAAGGCGCTCTGCGCAATGCGATCGCCAAAGGACAACTGCCGGCCGATCTCAATACCGGGATCGCGGCGGCGATGGTGCATGCGTTCATCAGCGGCTCGCTGCGCGACATGCTGTTTTTGCCGGAGGCGACCGATTTCGGCAAGCATGCGGAGCAGATGGTCGCGGGGATATTCGATGCGCTGCTGCTGAGTCCTGCGTTGCGCAAGGGAAAGACGGCCGGCTGA
- a CDS encoding efflux RND transporter periplasmic adaptor subunit: MRVERVPFRLISAATAAVLLAACGPKQSAPPQQTPEVAIVTVQPTTVPVVTELPGRTNAFLVAQVRARVDGIVLRREFTEGSQVKAGQRLYKIDPAPYIASLNSAKAALAKAQANLATTTAQANRYKVLVAANAVSKQDYDNAVAAEGQAAADVASGKAAVDTAQINLGYTDVTSPVTGQVGISQVTPGAYVQASAATLMSTVQQLDPVYVDLTQSSLDGLKLRRQVQEGRLKTNGPDAAKVTLILEDGRTYSEQGKLQFTDVTVDQGTGSVTIRAIFQNKDHVLLPGMFVRARIDEGVNDKAIVVPQSGITHDPKGQPTALVVDAQNKVEVRQLVTASTYGSNWVVESGLNAGDRVIVLGTDKVRPGMTVKTVPAPSPASDAIAQEAPAASGAQMAQAASAASAAK, from the coding sequence ATGCGCGTCGAACGGGTTCCATTCCGCTTAATCAGTGCCGCGACGGCTGCCGTATTGCTGGCAGCGTGCGGACCAAAACAATCGGCCCCGCCGCAACAAACCCCCGAGGTTGCCATCGTCACGGTGCAGCCGACGACCGTGCCGGTCGTCACCGAATTGCCGGGCCGTACCAATGCATTCCTCGTGGCGCAAGTGCGTGCGCGGGTTGACGGCATCGTGCTGCGCCGCGAATTCACCGAGGGCAGCCAGGTCAAGGCTGGCCAGCGTCTGTACAAGATCGATCCGGCGCCGTATATCGCGTCGTTGAACAGCGCCAAGGCGGCGCTTGCGAAGGCTCAGGCGAATCTCGCCACGACCACCGCGCAGGCAAACCGCTACAAGGTGCTGGTCGCCGCCAACGCAGTCAGTAAGCAGGATTACGACAACGCCGTCGCAGCAGAAGGCCAGGCCGCGGCAGACGTAGCGTCAGGCAAGGCGGCGGTCGATACGGCGCAGATCAATCTCGGCTATACGGACGTGACCTCGCCGGTGACCGGCCAGGTCGGCATTTCGCAGGTCACTCCGGGCGCGTACGTGCAGGCGAGCGCCGCGACGTTGATGTCGACGGTCCAGCAACTCGATCCGGTCTATGTGGACCTGACCCAATCGAGCCTCGACGGGCTGAAGCTGCGCCGCCAGGTCCAGGAAGGGCGTCTGAAGACGAACGGCCCGGACGCGGCGAAGGTCACGCTGATCCTCGAAGACGGTCGTACCTATTCCGAGCAGGGCAAGCTGCAGTTCACCGACGTGACGGTCGACCAGGGCACCGGTTCGGTCACGATCCGCGCGATCTTCCAGAACAAGGACCACGTCCTGCTGCCGGGCATGTTCGTGCGTGCGCGTATCGACGAAGGCGTCAATGACAAGGCAATCGTCGTGCCGCAATCGGGTATTACGCACGATCCGAAGGGCCAGCCGACCGCGCTCGTTGTCGACGCGCAAAACAAGGTCGAGGTCCGCCAGCTCGTCACCGCGTCGACCTACGGTTCGAACTGGGTGGTCGAGAGCGGCCTGAACGCGGGTGACCGCGTCATCGTGCTCGGCACCGACAAGGTACGTCCAGGAATGACGGTCAAGACAGTCCCCGCACCATCGCCAGCCTCCGACGCCATTGCTCAGGAAGCGCCGGCGGCCAGCGGTGCACAGATGGCGCAGGCTGCGTCCGCTGCATCGGCCGCGAAATAA